TTTCTACTGCAAGCCTTTATTGCTCTTGGAAGAATTAAACTCTACTTTTCTACAGATTGATCGGATCGTTAAGACCCTAATTGGCTGCCTGGAAGCAGGATAATATCTTGAAGGCAGTGTCACAGGCATTGGCCCCCTTGACCGCGCTGCACCTGTCCAAATCCTTTTCGATGACATCCTTAAAGTTCGAGTTCGCATAGTAAGACTTAATCTTGTCGGTCAGCAGTTTGCCAGTGGAGTCCATGAAACCGCTCTTGACCAGAATGCACTGTGAGGAGCACTTCACATTGTCCTTGGCATCCTCGGCCTTCACCTTGCCCGATTGCAAGTCAGCCAGATCCTGGGGAGTGACACCGTTCTCCTTGAGGCAATCCGTCACCAGTTCCTTGGACACCGAACTGTCTATGTTGGCTTGCTGCTGTGCATCATAATTGGTAATCATGTTAATTTTTTGTCACTTGTACAGCGAAATATCGAACTTACCGCCAAAATTCCTGAAAGGCAGCCGAGCAACAGAGTCAATGCGAATGTAGCCCTCATTTTAGTTCACTTTTTCGTTTACTAATCGCTAGCTAAAATTACATCGGTTTTTATAGTTCGGTTAGCACTTTGCGTGACGCTTTGAATTTGTCAATTCTTATTGTGCCGCATATTGATTATCACTAAAAACAGAGACGCATTGGTCACGCTGACTGACTAACTCCAAAAGTTATTGCCACTGTCAAGGTTTCTAACCTAAAGGTCGGAATATTTACTATTAGGAAagactcttttttttttgctttatatAGCAATGCATTCTGCAGAATCGATACAGTTAAACTGAAAAGTGCACGGCTTATTCTAAATAGGAAATTTTCAAAAGAAATCTTAAGTattacaattttcatttaatatttgatatattgtTTCTTCGATCATTAGAAGTGCCCAATCttgttttataaatatctGCGAAAGTTTTGAGTTGAAGAAGTAATTGTTTACATTGTATTActtaattatttcatttcttcTACATTTCAGTAAGTTAAAATTAAGCTATAATTAAGTTAAGGTTCCAAGCTTGGCAGGGCATTAGAATGTTAGGTAACAAAACACGTTCAgatatttaataattactACTGATATCTGCTTAATTatgcataatttattgttCATTTTCGGGTGATTATTATCGGTATGCATTTGTTTATGCTTAATGCTCAAAGGCTATTAACGTATGGGTCAACTGAACAATTTGCCAATTTACTGCACTGCAATTTGCGTTGAAAATACCTTGATTAATTTTCACGCTCACCCTAGTGCATATTTTAATTGGAACGAAAGGGATTCACTGTCCCAATGGCTGTTAGATGATTCGGATATTTCGTAATTGCATTTGTACGGTTTTATGGTAATTGGCTTTTTTGCACAAGCAGTGCGGCTAATGTTGCTATAATACCTATTAGCACtatgaatattattatatatttcatattatatTCGCGTGTTGCGaacattttcatttactttAATGCGTTTTCAAACGCTAATTGAAATCCTTCCTCAGCGGGCAAGGAGCCGGCTTTAGTTAGCCGGCTTGCCATCTCACAGTTGGTAATTAGAAGAACAAACTAATTTAGTAAATTACTATTTAGTGGCCCCTTTCGCATGGGCCACTTGGCCACAACATCTGTGGTCCACAAAACGTAGTTTTTGGGCTTTGAAGTTGCGGGCTTTGAATTGCGCCAAAGGACATTCGAACAAATGGCATCCTTTGAGTGTTTGTAGGTGTGTATCCGTGTGTATACATTGCAATTGCTGTCGAAACATCAAAGCTATGCGAGTTTTCCAGTTGACTTCATCAGTAGATTGTGTGAAGTATGCCAAAAATGTGTTGGAAGCGCTCGACTCGACccgtttttccattttcctccGCCCGAGCGAGTAGTTCAGCCAACCCGGCTTAAAGTTGCTCTTTAAGCCCCCGGACGGAATGTTGGGTCATTTCTCCAAAGTCCGGACTCCAGGCACGTGCTGCCAAACCGGAAGGAACACGCGCCCAAGTCCGGACTACGAAACGCTAACGCGATTGCCCCGATGAAATCCAGTGCGCATGGTAAAATAATATTGGCCAAgcttttaaaatacattttacatcTACTTCAGTATAATTGACGCGTGGCCTTTGTGATATAGTCGAGACAAGGAAATTTGAGATCGAAGgctcataaaaaaaaaaagaaaagtgttCCGTGGGTAGGATAGcgattcaattaatttaacgCCCCAAGGGCATTAGCAATATTGCCAGCGTTCAGAGGTTTATCTTACAGCAAAAATTGTGAGCTAATTGAAATCTCGTGCTATATGGAACACAGGTTCAACAGGTTCAAAAGTGACTAAGAATGAACCAACCAACTTTAATATATGCATGATATATAACTAATGCTATATCAAACctaaaattgaaatgaattgaaaaaaattagGATTTAATGAAAGTGTAAAAATTATGCCTCAAAAACATGTTTTGTTAGATTTGGCCTCGCTCTACTTGGAAATTCTATTCCCCTGTAGGCTTGTGGGTCCATTTCAAGAGCCTACGCAAAAAGTGCACAATCGAAATAACATAATTCACCTGGCAGGACCTGTGCTGTCCACCAACTTAACTTCTCCTCCTGAACCAAAGCCACAAATTCTGGCACAGGATAAATATGAAATGCAGCCAGGCATAAGAAGCCAGCACAGACCATTGACAGCCAGAGTGGGAGCAAAAAGAGGGTGTGGCAGTCGGGGTGTTTCCACGATTTGTCCTGCTGTTTAAAATAGCAAACTAGACCAGGAACGTAATATGTCCTCCGGCTTAGCGCCCATGTGTTGGTATGGCCAGCTATTCGGGTATACGGCTATTGTCTGACTACGGCTTTACAACTCATAAACAGCAGACGGCCCACTCCTCGCTGGTAATAACAGTTTAAGCTCGGGGCTCTGTCCAAAAATTGTCCACATCTcgttgtttaatttttttttcttcgtcgACCCACCCTCTGTTCCTCTTCTtgataacaagtatttttacATGTGctaaaaaaacacagaaacgGACCAAAGTCGGGGGGGCCATCTTCGTAGGAAGATGGAGCTGCCCTCAGGCCCATCCCCAATGGGCTCTTCCAATTTTTGGCCTGACTGAATGTGCGTTTATGACTTCATAATGGCCAGAGATGGGGATCAGCtacagcaggagcaggagcaggagcagggaGCATCATCTCACCCCAAGGATATGCGCT
The sequence above is drawn from the Drosophila melanogaster chromosome 2R genome and encodes:
- the Obp56g gene encoding Odorant-binding protein 56g, isoform A, which translates into the protein MRATFALTLLLGCLSGILAQANIDSSVSKELVTDCLKENGVTPQDLADLQSGKVKAEDAKDNVKCSSQCILVKSGFMDSTGKLLTDKIKSYYANSNFKDVIEKDLDRCSAVKGANACDTAFKILSCFQAAN
- the Obp56g gene encoding Odorant-binding protein 56g, isoform B yields the protein MRATFALTLLLGCLSGILAQQANIDSSVSKELVTDCLKENGVTPQDLADLQSGKVKAEDAKDNVKCSSQCILVKSGFMDSTGKLLTDKIKSYYANSNFKDVIEKDLDRCSAVKGANACDTAFKILSCFQAAN